The Clostridioides sp. ES-S-0010-02 genome window below encodes:
- a CDS encoding amino acid ABC transporter permease yields MSLDFSFLSRFGTSFLEGTGVTVGISLVALCFGFVIGIIICMAKISKSKVLRVISSIYIEILRGTPLLVQIYIVWFGLPQLGIRFPMLFGIPSEFIASAFALSVNSGAYVAEILRSGIQSVDNGQMEASRSLGLNYWSTMRYIIIPQAIKNILPSLANEFITLVKESSIISVIGVVEIMRTADIVKNAAFRALEPLIVAAAIYFVITFTLSRLVGLLEKKLSVSN; encoded by the coding sequence ATGAGTTTAGATTTTAGTTTTTTAAGTAGATTTGGGACTTCTTTTTTGGAAGGAACAGGTGTGACAGTAGGAATTTCTCTTGTGGCATTATGCTTTGGATTTGTAATAGGTATAATTATCTGTATGGCAAAAATATCAAAGAGTAAAGTATTAAGAGTAATATCATCAATCTATATTGAGATTTTAAGAGGAACACCATTATTAGTACAGATATATATAGTATGGTTTGGATTACCTCAATTAGGAATAAGATTCCCTATGTTATTTGGTATACCAAGTGAATTTATAGCTAGTGCATTTGCATTGTCAGTAAACTCTGGTGCATATGTGGCAGAGATACTTAGATCAGGTATACAATCAGTTGATAATGGACAAATGGAAGCAAGTAGATCATTAGGATTAAATTACTGGTCAACTATGAGATATATAATAATACCTCAAGCTATAAAAAATATACTACCTTCATTAGCAAATGAGTTTATTACACTTGTAAAAGAATCTTCAATAATATCTGTAATAGGTGTTGTTGAGATAATGCGTACTGCTGATATAGTAAAAAATGCAGCATTCAGAGCATTAGAGCCATTAATAGTAGCAGCAGCAATTTATTTTGTTATAACATTTACTCTATCAAGATTAGTTGGATTATTAGAAAAGAAACTATCTGTGTCTAACTAG
- a CDS encoding transporter substrate-binding domain-containing protein, which yields MKVFKKLLSLGLVLGLTLSLVGCSGGEEKTKLEQIKESGKLVVGTSAEFPPFEFHKVVDGKDSIKGFDVMLAEEFAKELGVKVEIKDMSFDGLIGALNADQVDMVLAGMSPTPEREKSVDFSELYYLSRNAVIVKDADIDKVKTEDDLKKLRVGVQAGSIQEEYVVNTLKMTTTKSLKAVPDLITELKNGNIDAVVVNEAVSLINVKKYDGIKMANTEVGKDVTEGMAAAIKKADNNKDFIELLNKKIKELQDGKKIEEFLNEASTEAASN from the coding sequence ATGAAAGTATTTAAAAAATTATTAAGTTTAGGATTAGTATTAGGATTAACATTATCGCTAGTAGGATGTAGTGGTGGAGAAGAAAAAACAAAATTAGAGCAAATAAAAGAAAGTGGAAAATTAGTTGTTGGTACTAGTGCAGAATTCCCACCATTTGAATTTCATAAAGTAGTAGATGGTAAAGATTCAATAAAAGGATTTGATGTAATGTTGGCTGAAGAATTTGCAAAGGAACTTGGTGTAAAGGTTGAAATTAAAGATATGTCATTTGATGGATTAATAGGTGCTTTAAATGCAGACCAAGTTGATATGGTTCTTGCAGGGATGTCTCCAACACCAGAAAGAGAAAAGAGTGTTGATTTCTCAGAATTATATTATTTAAGTAGAAATGCAGTTATAGTTAAAGATGCAGATATAGACAAAGTAAAAACTGAAGACGATTTGAAAAAACTTAGAGTAGGGGTACAGGCAGGAAGCATTCAAGAAGAATATGTAGTTAACACTCTAAAAATGACAACTACAAAATCTTTAAAAGCAGTACCTGACCTAATCACAGAATTAAAAAATGGAAATATAGATGCAGTTGTTGTTAATGAAGCAGTTTCTTTAATAAATGTTAAAAAATATGATGGAATAAAAATGGCAAATACTGAAGTTGGTAAAGATGTAACAGAAGGTATGGCAGCAGCAATTAAAAAAGCTGATAACAACAAAGACTTTATAGAATTATTAAATAAAAAAATAAAAGAATTACAAGATGGTAAAAAAATAGAAGAATTTTTAAATGAAGCATCTACTGAAGCTGCTTCAAATTAG